The Erythrobacter sp. Alg231-14 genome has a segment encoding these proteins:
- a CDS encoding FAD-dependent oxidoreductase, which translates to MSSASQTGEQAMPVPAVEPEKLQEERYSPFIRVTLRRWSKWYLDGTETFWPFTDVVIRFFIAMWFLRSGLVKAADWETTVYLATFEYPVTWMDPVTAATVGLAIELIGPIALIAGFFTRPAALAMAALTIVSQAVYVPTTTNLFVSAMLVWYVFHGPGALSLDRVLASGLKASAFPLARPTIQFWDWLRANIAPIVMAAIRIWMGLSLLQYAGVIDMPIAVQRWLPTTVFGGFPDWLAIVSSVFFFTGFGAVVVSYGLFILIALFMISGAHPNVTLFPFLFLSLYEARGAGVLSVDRWILAWMEKNILFDREYSEIPDRWPHVVVVGAGFGGLAAVAKMKRLPVRITVIDKRNYHLFQPLLYQIATATLNPSDIATPIRSLFKGDGNVRVLKGAVDGIDADGKTVRYNGDQTLTYDRLILATGATHSYFGRDEWGPYAPGLKTVEDGVAVRASILNAFEEAEASDDEERIKRLLTFVIVGAGPTGVELAGAIAELSRVSVEREFRTVDPSTARVILVQSGPRILPAFPEELSKKAAQSLEELGVEIRTGGRVTEIAEAHVRIGDDTLIETETVLWAAGVAASPAAQWLGAQADRSGRVQVNDRMRVLGPSGDPLPDIFAIGDTADSKAWDGNSVPGLAPAAKQAGAYVSTVLEAELLGKKCPGAFAYKHQGSLATIGRKSAVADFGFLKLSGALAWWLWGVVHVGFLTGTRNRVTVMVNWAWNFFAQHSGVRLITEKQ; encoded by the coding sequence ATGTCAAGCGCGAGCCAAACCGGCGAGCAGGCTATGCCTGTGCCCGCCGTGGAACCGGAAAAGCTGCAAGAGGAACGCTATTCGCCCTTCATTCGGGTGACATTGCGGCGCTGGTCAAAATGGTACCTCGATGGGACGGAGACGTTCTGGCCGTTCACCGACGTAGTGATTCGGTTTTTTATCGCGATGTGGTTCCTGCGGTCCGGTTTGGTGAAAGCAGCCGATTGGGAAACGACGGTCTATCTCGCGACGTTTGAATATCCGGTCACGTGGATGGATCCGGTAACCGCTGCGACCGTCGGATTGGCAATCGAATTGATTGGTCCCATTGCGTTGATCGCCGGTTTCTTTACGCGACCGGCCGCTTTGGCGATGGCCGCGCTGACGATCGTATCACAGGCAGTTTATGTCCCAACCACGACCAACCTTTTCGTTAGCGCGATGTTGGTCTGGTACGTTTTTCATGGACCGGGCGCATTGTCCCTCGACCGGGTTCTGGCATCGGGGTTGAAAGCAAGCGCCTTTCCACTTGCCCGTCCAACAATTCAGTTTTGGGATTGGTTGCGCGCCAACATTGCGCCCATTGTCATGGCGGCGATCCGCATTTGGATGGGTCTGAGCTTGCTGCAATATGCCGGAGTGATCGACATGCCGATTGCGGTACAACGATGGCTTCCGACCACCGTGTTTGGCGGTTTTCCGGATTGGTTGGCGATCGTGTCGTCGGTGTTCTTTTTCACCGGTTTTGGCGCGGTTGTGGTGTCTTATGGCCTGTTTATCCTGATCGCGCTTTTCATGATCTCGGGCGCGCATCCCAACGTCACTTTGTTCCCATTCCTTTTCCTTTCGCTTTACGAAGCGCGCGGGGCAGGGGTGCTGTCGGTTGATCGGTGGATCCTTGCCTGGATGGAGAAGAACATCCTGTTTGATCGTGAATATTCCGAGATTCCGGATCGCTGGCCGCATGTCGTGGTTGTTGGTGCCGGGTTTGGCGGATTGGCAGCCGTGGCAAAGATGAAGCGTTTGCCCGTTCGCATCACGGTGATCGACAAACGCAATTATCACCTGTTCCAACCGCTGCTGTATCAAATTGCGACCGCAACGTTGAACCCTTCCGACATCGCGACACCTATCCGCAGCTTGTTTAAAGGCGATGGCAATGTGCGGGTCTTGAAAGGCGCAGTGGATGGCATCGACGCGGATGGAAAAACCGTTCGGTACAACGGCGATCAAACATTGACCTATGATCGCCTGATCTTGGCCACCGGTGCAACGCACAGCTATTTTGGCCGCGATGAATGGGGACCCTACGCGCCCGGTTTGAAGACGGTTGAAGATGGTGTGGCGGTGCGCGCATCGATCCTTAACGCGTTTGAAGAGGCTGAGGCGTCTGATGATGAAGAACGGATCAAACGCCTTTTGACGTTTGTGATTGTTGGCGCTGGCCCCACCGGGGTTGAGCTTGCCGGGGCGATTGCCGAACTGTCCCGCGTAAGTGTCGAACGAGAGTTTCGCACCGTCGATCCTTCGACCGCGCGGGTCATTCTTGTCCAATCGGGTCCGCGAATATTGCCAGCATTCCCTGAGGAATTGTCAAAGAAGGCGGCGCAATCTCTCGAAGAGTTGGGCGTTGAAATCCGCACCGGTGGACGCGTTACTGAAATCGCTGAGGCGCATGTGCGCATTGGCGATGACACCCTGATTGAAACCGAAACCGTGCTTTGGGCGGCTGGCGTTGCGGCATCACCAGCGGCGCAATGGTTGGGTGCTCAAGCCGATCGTTCGGGTCGTGTCCAAGTGAACGATCGGATGCGTGTGTTGGGCCCATCAGGCGATCCATTGCCCGATATTTTTGCGATCGGTGACACCGCCGACAGCAAGGCATGGGATGGAAATTCGGTGCCAGGACTGGCCCCCGCTGCGAAACAAGCCGGTGCCTATGTCTCGACAGTGTTGGAGGCGGAATTGCTGGGTAAGAAATGCCCCGGCGCGTTTGCTTACAAACATCAAGGCAGCCTTGCGACGATTGGCCGCAAATCGGCGGTTGCAGATTTCGGCTTTTTAAAATTGTCGGGCGCTTTGGCGTGGTGGCTTTGGGGGGTTGTCCATGTCGGATTTCTCACCGGCACGCGCAATCGGGTTACCGTGATGGTCAATTGGGCATGGAATTTCTTTGCTCAACATTCAGGCGTTCGATTGATCACGGAGAAACAGTGA
- the purB gene encoding adenylosuccinate lyase, which produces MVPRYARPTMSALWEPEAKFRIWFEIEAHATQKLGEMGVVPASAGKALWDWWATNPKIDVEAIDAIEAVTKHDVIAFLTWVAEQVDAAGYTGEARFMHQGMTSSDVLDTTLAVQLARATDILLDDLDALCDAIKTRAEEHKFTPTIGRSHGIHAEPVTFGLKLAQAYAEFDRCRDRLVAARKEIATCAVSGAVGTFANIDPEVEAYVADQLGLTPEPVSTQVIPRDRHAMYFSTLAVIAGSIERLAVEVRHLQRTEVLEAEEYFSPGQKGSSAMPHKRNPILTENLTGQARMIRAYALPALENVALWHERDISHSSVERFIGPDATITLDFALARLTGVVEKLLVYPERMQSNLDAMGGLVHSQRVLLALTQAGVSREDAYRLVQRNAMKVWESNGALSLLDLLKGDDEVTAALSHEQLEEKFDLEYHFKHVETIFARVFG; this is translated from the coding sequence ATGGTCCCGCGTTATGCCCGCCCCACAATGTCAGCCTTATGGGAACCCGAAGCCAAATTCCGCATATGGTTCGAGATAGAGGCGCATGCGACGCAGAAATTGGGCGAGATGGGAGTTGTTCCCGCTTCGGCTGGAAAGGCGCTGTGGGATTGGTGGGCGACGAACCCAAAGATCGACGTCGAAGCAATTGACGCAATCGAAGCGGTGACCAAGCACGACGTTATCGCGTTTCTGACATGGGTTGCGGAACAAGTGGACGCCGCAGGGTATACCGGCGAAGCGCGCTTCATGCACCAAGGGATGACCAGTTCCGACGTGTTGGACACCACCTTGGCGGTGCAATTGGCGCGCGCGACTGACATTCTGCTCGATGACCTTGACGCTTTGTGCGACGCCATCAAAACGCGCGCGGAGGAACACAAATTTACGCCAACAATCGGTCGCAGCCACGGCATTCATGCCGAACCGGTTACCTTCGGATTGAAACTGGCACAGGCCTATGCTGAGTTTGATCGGTGTCGCGATCGCCTCGTGGCCGCCCGCAAAGAAATCGCAACCTGCGCCGTTTCCGGCGCTGTTGGCACTTTTGCGAATATCGATCCCGAAGTGGAAGCCTATGTCGCCGACCAATTGGGTTTGACGCCAGAACCGGTCAGCACACAAGTCATCCCGCGCGATCGGCACGCTATGTATTTCTCGACCCTAGCGGTTATCGCGGGATCGATTGAGCGGCTGGCGGTGGAAGTTCGCCATTTGCAGCGCACCGAAGTTTTGGAAGCAGAAGAATACTTCTCGCCGGGTCAAAAAGGTTCGTCGGCAATGCCGCACAAACGCAATCCGATCCTAACCGAAAACCTTACCGGGCAGGCACGGATGATCCGCGCTTATGCCCTTCCCGCTCTTGAAAATGTCGCCTTGTGGCATGAACGGGATATATCGCATTCATCCGTCGAACGATTCATCGGCCCTGATGCGACGATCACATTGGATTTCGCGCTCGCACGTTTGACCGGTGTTGTTGAAAAATTGCTGGTTTATCCTGAGCGCATGCAAAGCAATCTTGATGCGATGGGTGGGCTTGTTCATTCGCAACGGGTGTTGCTCGCATTGACCCAAGCCGGGGTGAGCCGCGAAGACGCCTATCGTCTCGTACAACGCAACGCGATGAAGGTTTGGGAATCAAACGGAGCGTTGTCATTGCTCGACCTGTTGAAAGGCGACGATGAAGTCACAGCGGCGCTATCGCACGAACAATTGGAGGAGAAATTCGATCTCGAATATCACTTCAAACATGTCGAAACGATCTTTGCGCGCGTGTTTGGTTAG
- a CDS encoding DUF1049 domain-containing protein has product MQIVRTIIWVVLAAFVVMFVLTNFGEPQRVKIWPSENPIGFDWPVGVIALVFWLVGVIPTWLYHRGVKWSLNRRIRSLEASIKSNALAHRPDPGTGSSAATENTPVPAPEAKPTDSLTPAPPSTESGSA; this is encoded by the coding sequence TTGCAGATTGTACGCACCATAATCTGGGTCGTGTTGGCCGCATTTGTTGTAATGTTTGTGCTCACCAATTTCGGTGAACCGCAACGCGTCAAAATTTGGCCGTCGGAAAATCCCATTGGCTTTGATTGGCCCGTGGGCGTGATCGCTTTGGTGTTTTGGCTGGTCGGGGTCATACCGACATGGCTGTATCACCGCGGGGTGAAGTGGAGCCTCAATCGGCGGATTCGAAGCCTTGAGGCATCGATCAAATCCAACGCATTGGCCCACCGCCCTGATCCCGGCACCGGATCTTCGGCGGCCACCGAAAACACACCAGTCCCCGCCCCGGAAGCCAAGCCCACCGACAGTTTAACCCCGGCACCACCTTCCACAGAAAGCGGCAGTGCATGA
- the radC gene encoding RadC family protein, whose amino-acid sequence MPQSEDSFDFSHGSGSDSADDTGVSAKSVLQSDSSKAAGKGHRERLRQRLLKGGAEALADYEVLEYLLFAAIKQGDTKPVAKALLARFGSLAGVLNADPSALQHVKGVGQTSAAALKSVAIASRRMARSEIAAKPVLGSWQSLIDYLSIDMAHLTVERVRVLYLDGKNRLIDDHHAAEGSIDEAAIHPREVIRRAMDVGASALILVHNHPSGNPEPSRADIQITQKISEAGRLLGVTLHDHVIIGREGHISLRAKGLI is encoded by the coding sequence TTGCCACAGTCTGAAGACAGTTTCGATTTTTCACACGGTTCGGGATCAGATTCCGCGGACGACACGGGCGTGTCGGCCAAATCGGTGCTGCAATCCGATTCCAGCAAAGCCGCCGGCAAAGGCCACCGCGAAAGATTGAGGCAGCGCCTTTTGAAAGGCGGGGCAGAGGCTTTGGCCGACTACGAAGTTTTAGAATACCTTCTATTTGCGGCGATAAAGCAAGGGGACACGAAACCCGTGGCAAAGGCGTTGCTGGCACGCTTTGGATCGCTGGCCGGGGTTCTCAATGCCGATCCGTCTGCGCTGCAACACGTAAAAGGCGTAGGTCAAACCAGCGCGGCCGCGCTCAAAAGCGTTGCGATTGCATCGCGCCGAATGGCCCGCAGCGAGATTGCAGCGAAACCGGTCCTTGGTTCTTGGCAATCGCTGATCGATTACCTGTCTATCGATATGGCCCACTTAACGGTCGAACGCGTGCGCGTTCTGTACCTTGATGGAAAAAACCGCCTTATCGATGACCATCACGCCGCAGAAGGATCAATCGACGAGGCGGCGATCCACCCGCGCGAGGTGATCCGTCGGGCGATGGATGTGGGTGCGTCAGCCCTTATCCTTGTCCACAATCATCCAAGCGGCAATCCAGAGCCGAGCCGGGCAGACATTCAGATCACTCAGAAAATCTCCGAGGCGGGCCGTTTGTTGGGCGTCACCCTGCATGACCATGTGATCATCGGGCGCGAAGGCCACATTAGCCTCCGCGCCAAAGGGTTGATCTGA